CTATGTTAATTAGGAGAAGGAGAAAAATAACATTCAAGGGTTACTGGACTCAGCGACTGTAGATTCGAATGTCATAGGGGGATTAAGGTGGCCGCTCGGTAAACCTTCATCCGTAAATGGATATACAATATTTGAAGTTTGTCATGTTAGAGCGACTACATACAAAAACCGGACCCTCAGGCTAAGGGTCAGAGAGGCTGATAGATTTAATCAGAGGTTTGGAACAAGGGAAGTCGAAAGGGGGGTGACTCTGGTACTTCAAGACATCAACACTAAGCTACAGGTAAACTGCTCTGCTTTGAAACCTTTATTAAATTTGAGGCAATACATTGATTATTAAACCTTATGGTGTGCAGGAGAAGAACATTGAGAGAGGCTGTGTTTTAGGAATGCTTAGAGATGCCCTTGGAACTATATGGGACTTCTTGCATTGCGATCAGTGCCGGCCCTTGGTAGAAGCAAAGGAAGCAGCTGCTTCCAGccttttattttacaaattattttcgGCCACAAATTTCATCAAGTTTTCACTAGCCTAGTGGTAATGAATGTTCCTGACTACATCAACAACCCCAGTTCGAATCTCTTTGTTGtaatttcaagtttttttttctatttaaatttttttcccTTCTAAAAAGTGGccaattttattttctttgcttcTGGTCTTTAAATCCCTAGGACCGGCTCTGATTGCGATGCTTCTCTTGCGTGATAAAGAAGAAACCATATGATGTTGTTGTTGCTATCTCggattctcttttcttttttaatgtgttttggtgcAGTAACGTTTCAGAGATGTTTTATGGGGCTGTTAAGGATTGAACTTCTGCGTTGTTCCAAAAATTACATAATTTCTATTTTGTATCCATGTCAATCTGCCTACGTTGGTTTGGGTCTGAAACCTGTAGAGCTCGCATGTATTAAACCATATGCGGACTAAACCATTCCATTACTTGGTTTTGTTACGGGTCACGTCATGTTTGTGAACTTGGCATGACATAAGGATTTTAATCCTAAACTAAGCAAGACAAATACAATGTAAAAAGATTCCGaatcattagaaaaaatatagttcgaaatatgaaaaatatatacatttgtaatatttttccTGTCTTGTACTGTTGTACACATGTTTGATCAATGATCACGTCCCATAATCTTGTAAcccttctttttttgtttgtcttctAACACTTCTTTACTTGCAAAAGCCTAAAGCAAAAGGATCTTAACTCCAATAatcaaaaaagtaaaaaaaaaagatagacaTGACATGAGTGACATATGTACTAAGATGGACCACGAAACCAAACACCATTTGCATTAAACTTAATTATGAAGAAACCGATGAGTCAATCGAAGAATAATAAAAGGGAGTGAAGAGTCTCTTAATAGAAGACACTATTCTCCTTTAAGATCTTTCTGTAGGAACCTTGGAACTTCAGAAGACGTTGAGTCAACAAAAGGTAAACTCCTTACTTGATATCTTCTATCTGATCCGATGAATAGCTGTTCTTGAAAATCTGTTTCTCCTTTTCTGAGTTTCAGGTTCAGTCATGTCTTATATTCCTCCACATAAGAGACACTCAAATGATCCGAACAGACCTTCCCCTGTTCCAGATTCTCTTGAAAACTTAAAGAACAGCAGTGCTAAAGGCAAAGTTATTACATATTCAAAAGATGCCATTTCCAAATGGTTTCTTATTGGTACAAATGGAATAGAGGATGAGGTTCCTCCATCTATTAAGCTTGTCCCAGTGTCCTCAGATTCTCCTGAATGTAGAAGATATGGAGATAAGTATCTGGTATTGATGAACACTAATGCCTCAAAAGGTAACTATTTTGTAACTACCATGATCCTTCTTGCCTAAAGAATATAAACTGTCTCttgttttagtattttaatatgtttgtattaaaaaaatatgatagttgaggaaagtgaagaagaagagagaactcGGTGGATGTTAATAGCAGAGAAGGTTGAGAAGGATCTTGCCTTTGCATATGAGCACGCTAAAAAGGGAAGCCATCATCTTCCAGAAAATGTTAAACTGAGATTGGTTGCTAGGTTTGGTAAACTTCTCTTTCGTAGGTAAACATTTTTAAGTTAAAGTCTTAGATTTTTGCTCTTTTCACAAGTATCATTATTCATTAGCCCTTGTTTTCTAACATATATACTATACACGAAACAAGGAGTCAAGCTGAGCACTgggaaaaaaaaacgaatagGATATTCTCTACTGATGTCCCAACTTCTTTCATACAAAACATAAAGTCTAAGGCTATTCCAAGCCATGGTTTCTGTTTAGACATGGAGAAGGAAGTATACGTTTTGCAGATATCCCATCACACTCGTCCCCGTTCAACCATCAGATGTAAATGTACCGTGAAGGAAGATGGAAGTCTCAGTATGTACAAGGCAAGTCTTGAGAGCCCTCTTTGTGTGTGTTGTGATGAGAATCTTAAAACGTATAAATATCACCATTGACCTTCTTTTGTGCAGGCTGAGCTGAATCCTCTAAGGCATTTTGTTGTCGATGTGTCCTGCATTGATAAGAGTCTAGACATGAGGTTTATGCTCGCCAGCAAAAGGAAGATGATGACTCTTACGGTGAGTTCTTTCAGATATATCTACAATTTATCTAGAAAATAGTTATGCTAGCTTTTCTTGGATTTAGATTTGGATTATGATAAGCAGGAGAAAGAGACAAGTAGCATTCAAGGAATGCTTGATCTAGCGACTATAGATTCGAATGTGGAAGGGGGATTAAGGTGGCCGCTTGGTAAACCTTCATCTGAAAATGGATACAGAGTATTAGAGGTTTGTCATGCTAGAGCGACtacatacaaaaacaaaactctcaGGTTAAGGGTCAGAGAGACTAATGGATTTAGTGAGAGGTTTGGAACATGGGAAGATGAGAGAGGTGTGACTTTGATTCTTCAAGACATCAACACTAAGTTACAggtaaattgtttttcttttgcgTCTTTGAAACCCTTTTATTGAAAATGAGGTTTACAGTGATTATTACCCTTATGGTGCGCAGGAGCAGAACACTGAGAGGGGCTGTGTTTTAGAAATGCTTAGAGATGCTCTTGGAACTATGTGGGACTTCTTGCATTCTGATGTCTCTCTCACGGGATAAAGAATCATATGATGTTGCTGGTGTATTTCGGATGctgtttaacttttttttttttgtgtgtgtgtttgcaaTAATGTTTCAGTGTTATTTTTGTGGATTGTTAAGGATTGAACTTTTATGTTGTCCAAAAAGAACATAACTTCTGTTTTGTCATGTCAATCTGCCTACGTTGGTTTGGCTCTGAAACCTGTAAAACATAGTGAGTATTGATTTAATGCACAATTAAAAGACTAGTTATATATTTACGAGACTGTAATTAGCAAAAAGGAATATTTGCCTCTTTTCACAACACCCTGATTTTGTGAACACTAGGGGCGGAGActccgcgcaagcgcggggttaTGGGCGTTGTTGCTTTAGCTATCTTTGAAGGATAAATCTTGTTTgtgaatttgtttttattttggttgttcaatttttgatattttttatatggTGGGGGTTAGTACGGTTTCTGGGGTGTTACTGTGCTGTTGTCGTGGATGTTCTGTGCAAGCATGAGCAGTTAAAATGGTTGGTGTTCTTTGTGGTGGCATATATATAATCGATGCATGTGTATTCCACTTTTTCCCCTAACATAAAGAATATATTGttcataaattttgaatttaacaatttaaacgacaaataaattattattttactgAAATTATACTATTTCTTAAGTAGATAACAGTGTGCGAAATGTTGGTTATTACGTATGGCCTTATTCGGTTACATAATTTCATATGCAGTGATTGAGATGTAAGAGGTGTCATTAGTCACGAAAATAATACTTTGTTGTGCTTTTGCCATACAGTGGAtcaattcagattttttttgtttgcaaagATAGACGGTCGTTGCAAAATACAGTGTCCAGGAATTttattctttgttttgtttccggAGAGAGTAGGAATTGACTTCTAATTTGCTGTTCGTGTGTGGACTTTCTTCTTGGTCTTTTTATTGTTTGGGCTGTAAAAATAGTACAGTGTAATGGCCCATCCCCCAATGGTACGAAACTCATAATTCAAAGTTGTTACTGCATTTGACATCTTCCGTAGATGTGTATTTCCATCTGATTCTTCCTGCAGTACCTGTAAGAAAGGGTATTATGAGGCCTGTCTTCAAATTTTGGTACAACTTGCATATGATACAACAAATCCGCGTACTTCATTGGTTGCCCCCAATTTGTTCAACTTCCTGCTGCAACCGGTGTAAGAAATGAAGGACCACTTGCAACGCACGGACGATCAGAGCTTATAAATGTAATTCCGTCTTCTAAATTGCTTGGTTCTGTCGGCTGAGACTGAGATCTTTCAAGAAGCGAATCAGTTAGTAGATCCGGCTCATTTCTGATGCTAGACAGCCTCCGAGAATTAGCCGCCTTGGACTGCAACGAATATGGCATAGTTCTTCCAATAACGACACGTTCGGCTCTGGATTCAACTGCTTGCTCACTGATTAGGACCGTTCTGAGTGGCACCTCCACTCATAGACTCAGTACGCTGAGAGTGCCATAAAAGTTTTGAGAGGgcttaaagatttttaaaaactgtGGAACAGGTCAAAATATAACAAAGCATGCATGAGAAAGAGAGATTTACCGAGAGGTCTACACAATTTGGATTATATGAGCAACCAAGAAGCTTTCCCTCGTGAACGTTCATATCCGATAAATTTGACCATCCGACATCTACTCCATCATGACATGATTCAACATGTAAAAGCAACTGCATGAGTCTCTACGGAGACAATGGAGAGAACATTAGCTGGGAATAGTTTAATTTGTAAATAGTTTTCACATGATAGGATAATAGAGTTATGGAAACATGGTAGTTTGACTTTGAGAGATACGTCTGAAGGTCTGCAATTAAGACCTGATATTTCTGCTGAATTACTCCCATTGTCTCAACACGTGGGAAAGCCTCTATttcttcaactctcaagctgcaCATAAATATTACTTTAGGAAGTGtgtcataaatttataaatattctgTATATGACTATAAACATCAGTAGAGGGAAGGTAATCAGAATCCTGCTTAGACAAAGAATTAAAGAACATAAGTAATTAGGTTTCAGTGTTGACGATACAGTGATGAATATAAGAGTTGGTGTGAGGGTTATCATGTTGTTACCTTCTCATCTAGAAGCAGGAGAGTGATATCCTCACACCGTTCTTCTTGATGTTACGTGAATCCTCGAATCGGAGAAGACAGACAataatattcaaagaaaacggATCAAGGCGAAGATAATCAAAAGTGACGTAGGACCTGGGGAATAAATAAGGACAGACATCTTAGAAGAGATGGATAGGCTACTTGAATGAGAGAAGCAATTACCTTAAAATCTCATAATTAAAATCTACCATGACCATCAACTTGTAGCAATTACCACTATGATCAATTTGCAAGTAATTAAAATCTAAAGCCGTATCTGAAGCTCAATTAAACTTATGAAAGCAATCTACCATGACCATCAACTTACCTAAGGAGTCTGGTCGGAACGACCTCCTTGCTGCGGCCGCCTTCAAGTCGGAGAAGTGAATCTGTTAATTTGACATTAGGAGAAAGCTTGTGTGACAGTTTGAGAGATATCCAAATGGTTAAAGTAGAGGAACATGAGAGGACAATCGGACGTTTTATATATACTTACAGCGAATGAATTGGGAAGTCGCATGTCGGATAGTTGAGTAGCTGGCGGATGATTGAGCAACAGTAGCATCAGAGAGGATGATATTTCCGAAGAAGGGATCTATGTTTTCGGTGAAGAAATACTCATAGAGCATGTTTGTTGAAGCTCGATTCCAATCTCAGCCATCTCTGATTTATAGGGTTAGAGGTGTTCTTCGGTTTTCATACCCATCACCCTTTGATTGTAAAGCAAGGGAGACAGAGAGTTCGTGGGACTTATCGATTTTAACGTGAACTGAAAATTATTCCAGTGTTCAAGAGAAAAATAGTTCAACGGagaatctataatataatgagcGAGTTTCTCTCATGTCTATGTGACACGTGTACAGTATTGTGGGTCCCACATAGAATCAAGAGCGTGGCCCATAGAATCAAGCCCACTCGACAgatgggaaaaaaaaattaaatgtggGACCCACAATACTGTACACGTGTCACATAGACGGGAGAGAAACTCgctcattatattatagattttagtCAATCAACAAAGGAACTAAATGCATTGTTAAGGATCAATCAACCCTGATTGATCCAtccaaaaataatcaaacaccaaaaatatttaaaatattttatgatgttGAAACTTGGAATGATGAAGAGTTAAGGATCAACATAAATGCATTGTTAAGGATCA
This genomic stretch from Raphanus sativus cultivar WK10039 chromosome 3, ASM80110v3, whole genome shotgun sequence harbors:
- the LOC130510157 gene encoding uncharacterized protein LOC130510157 — protein: MSYIPPHKRHSNDPNRPSPVPDSLENLKNSSAKGKVITYSKDAISKWFLIGTNGIEDEVPPSIKLVPVSSDSPECRRYGDKYLVLMNTNASKVEESEEEERTRWMLIAEKVEKDLAFAYEHAKKGSHHLPENVKLRLVARFGKLLFRRSQAEHWEKKTNRIFSTDVPTSFIQNIKSKAIPSHGFCLDMEKEVYVLQISHHTRPRSTIRCKCTVKEDGSLSMYKAELNPLRHFVVDVSCIDKSLDMRFMLASKRKMMTLTEKETSSIQGMLDLATIDSNVEGGLRWPLGKPSSENGYRVLEVCHARATTYKNKTLRLRVRETNGFSERFGTWEDERGVTLILQDINTKLQEQNTERGCVLEMLRDALGTMWDFLHSDVSLTG